The Larimichthys crocea isolate SSNF chromosome XII, L_crocea_2.0, whole genome shotgun sequence region ATGCAACACTGACATCACTTCAGTAATTCAAAGCTAGTCATGATTtaagtacaaaataaacacacacacactcacgcacacacaaacacatacacgcacacacaagtcAATGGAACATTCAACAAGCAGGCTCAACCAGCATTGGACAGACAGTTACTTCCTAGAAAAGAAGTGGATGCGTCTCAGGAAGCACTCCGTTTGACAAGGACGTGTGTTTAACAGTTCTTTACAATGTTtgtaagacaaaaacaaaacaaaaaagtattttcttttatgaATTCAAATTGTAAACTGTCAGCCATGCATTAACACCCACTTACAGCTTGTGTATGgtgtgataaataaaacagttatcTTCTTTCTAAAAGCCCTGGATCACCGTGAGGACTGCTGCTCAGCTTCTCCCCACCACGTTCAGGCCTTCAACATAAACTATCCAGTAAACCTGTGACCACCACAAACATGTGGCTGTACACTAAATAGACTACTtagcatatgtgtgtgcgtggaaGTGACTGTACTacagagcaacaaaacaaatcaatgccAACAACTACAGTATCACCTGCAAGCACGGTAAAAGCTATACCAATGGTGTGACCTCATCCTAAATGGTTTGCAATAAAACCCTGCCAGTGGAAAATGGTGTATAAACAGTATGtaagcatatttactgtacaaagaAGTATATTATGTTGTTgtcaacatgaaaacaacagtgtTTTCTTGAAGGCAACGATCTGGGAAATTATTTTGTTTAGCACAAAAGTGCTGGGAATATTTGACGCCCAGTCCATCACTCGCAGTGTCTCGTGCTACTCAAGAGTAGAGCTGCAACAAATGATTGTTGGGTAATCTGTGGGGTTTTCATAATCAATCATTTagttatgattaaaaataaataaatgatgccCAAATGATacgttccctttttttttttttatccaaagatattcaatatGCTGGAATGAAAAAAGGCAACAAATGCTCACTTTGGAGTAGctaaaatcagaaaatgttaaaagtactttaacaattttattcattagATTTTAATCCAATTGACTGATTAAATACTTTGAAGGCTACTCGAGAGTAAAAACACTGCTCTCTGGACTTCACCCCTCAGAGAACGTTTCTCATTAAAACCCATGAAGATGGCTGGGATGTTCAAGTGTCTGTCAGTAACGGAAGGCAACGTGGCTTTAGGTCCCGAGGTCCAGTTTCCTGTGATTAAAAACTCTACACTACATACACATCTGCTCACGTGACGAGTTTTAAGCAAATTGGAATGAAAGACTGTCATTAAACGCGACAAAATCAGGTTCAATCATACTATAAATAAGTGTGGAAAGTGCGGCATTGTTATAACTTGGACCTATAACTTTGGTACACTTAATGAAACACGTATATGTAGATTATTAACCCACTGTGAGTACTGGAAAAGAATGAATGACAGAGGATAACTTTAAGGGGAACGGTAATGTCATTTGGACACTTTGTAATGCTCACCTGGCTCTGATATTTCCAAACAACCCTCTGTTATGTTTGTCCAACAATCCCCTCGTGTACATACCCTTTTATTAACTCAGATATGACAATAGCTAGCGATGCTGTCCTCATGATCTGCTCCTTGCGAGTGGCTGCTATGAAAGTCGCTCCCCGTCTTGTTTGAAATCGCTAAATAATTCTGTGGCCGAGTTCATTTCTCGATCAGGCCTCcgtcttttaatttgaagtaGAAGAACTTCTCCAAGGTGTTGGCACACTTGCAGTACTCGCTGTCTGGAGGGTTGTACTCGCGACAGTTGGTGATGATTCGCTGCAGGTCGGCAATGAAAAGCTTCTTGGTCACGTAGTATCTGTTCTTTAGTCTCTCTGTCATGGTCTTCAAGTCTgtgggagcaaaaaaaaacagaaggagcAGAACCCAATGGGAGTTAAAAATTAAATGGCTTGTGTGACACATACAGGGAAGTACAGGaattaaaatggctgctgtatAATTAAAAGAGATGCTCACTGACCGATGGGAAACCGAATGATCTCGTAGTAATCTGGAGCTTCGGATTTTTTCACTGGTTCCATGAAAGGCCAGGCATCAGGATGAGTCTGTAGAGATTAGTGTCAGTCTGTGTTACTCctgcaaggtgtgtgtgtgtgtgtgtgtgtgtgtgtgtgtgtttcagtctgacCCTTACCTTTATCTGGGCCAGGAGGTTCTTCAACATGTTGTACAACACATCAGGATCTTTCACCTCTTTCCTGCAAAACGTGGAATCAATGATAAATGAGTGAAATATTAGCCACAAATGAGATTACTCTAATCAGGCTGTGTACAAACACcagatttgtttttgcagtACACAAAGTGGACGCACAAAGTAACATGTATATGTAACCATGTActagtttttatatattttatatgtaaatatgtgttcATTGACTTTTTGTGCAgattgttcatttaaaaaaagaaaaatatattttgtgagTTTAGTACTTGTTTTGCAGTGGTTTTTAAAGAGGTGTTGagtgttgttcttttttcaaTAATAGTATCAAAGTTTGAAATTCTGATAATGTGACAACCTTAGTGTATTTCTGGACTTGTAACTTTAACTTGTTGACTGCAAAGTGTCTCTGtagcagataaataaaaaaacattaaagccaCGATGTGTAGAATTTCTACATGTCTGGTTTGTTGGTGCCCTCCACTGGTAGTATCATAAAAGGCTGtggcaggcagcagcagcacacagagctATCATTGCATCAGCAAGAACACAAGCGTCTCAATACaatgatttaaatattatatagtCAAAGTTTACCCTTTGTCCTTGCTACTGGGTTTCCAGCCCGTCTCTcctggaagaaaaacacttgTAAGTAACATAAtacgtttttaaaaaatatatattttttccattgcacacacatcaaacactcaCTTATGCCTGGGATGCTCTCCACTGGGATCTGTCGTACACCCTCTTTGAAGCAGGTGAGACCGGGGTAAACCTTTCTGATCTGGCTCTGTTTCCTCTCAATCAGCTTCTTGATAATCTGTTAGGACATTTAAGATTCACgagttattaaaaacaaaaaaaggattctcaacaggaaacatgtttttgctttaattagAAAAATCTCATGTACCTCCTTCTGTCTTTTAATGATATGAGAGAGCTCGGTGTAGGGGATCCTCGGGTTCAGCTCGCACTCCATGAGGGTCGCTCCCTCGTAGTCTTTGATGTATCCCAGGTATCGACTCTTCGGCACTTTGATGTCTTTGGAAAAGCCCTGCGAGGAAAGAACTAATTACCGAGAGGACAGGACGGATGGAGAGCGCGCGGGTAGAGCTAATTTCCAGGTCACGCCTGCGGTACCTGCTTCTTGAAGTAGCCGATGGCGTACTCGTCAGCGTAAGTGAGGAAATAGAGGatgttgtgtttgatgtgaTACTCCTTCAGGTGGTTCATCAGGTGGGTACCGTAGCCCTTACGttaaaaagacaagagaaaagaggatgtcaaaaaaacatgtctacataCATGTCTTAAGCAAAGACCAATCAAGCACTTGTAGGTCAAATGGTTATGATGTACCTTAACTTGCTCGTTGGATGTGACGGCACAGAAGACGATCTCTGTGAAGCCCTGAGTGGGAAACATCCTAAAACAGATGCCACCAATGACGCGGCCATCTTTGATAAGGGCGAGGGTCTTGTGCTTCCTGTGGAAGACAGAGACGTCAGCGAGACGTCAGTGAGACGTCAGCGAGACGTCAGCGAGACGTCAGCGAGACGTCAGCGAGACGTCAGAACAGCTCACAACATGACGCCCGTTGGTATGAGAACATGTACTTACGGGTCGAACACCAGCCGTGTGATGTATTCTTTGGGCATGCGAGGTAATTGATGAGAGAAGACATTCTGCAGGCCAACCAGCCACATCAGGATCTTCTTGTTGGACTTCTGGGAAAGCGAGTTTCCAATGACGTGGAACTCTATGATTCCCCGCCTTTCCTCCAGCCTGGCAGTCTCATCACGGGCAGCGTTAGGCGTCAGCAGATTAGTCTATGAAAACATAAACTGTGAGCACTGCAGTCTACGTTTGTGACAACGCACGTCTTCACCCGAGATTACACGACTTACCTCTGGTCCGAGCATAGCAGCAGGGTCGGTGATCGTCATCATGACTTCATTGACCAGCTCCATGGGAATGTCTCCCATCACACGGATCCGCTTGGCATCCTCGAGAGTCAACGCCTCCGGAAGTTTACGTTTTTCCCCTGAACAGACATCGACATAACTCAAAGATCAAAGCGACGAGAGGAGACGGCTAACAAAAGACGTGAAAGCCATCAGACGGTTTGTTAACTACAGAGTGTCTGGGAGAAAGGTGACAGACCTATGATGGGCTCTGCGCCTCCGGTGTCCATGCTGCCCAGAGAGGAGATGCTGCTCAGACCTTTGGGCAGAGAAGGGGAGCCGGACACTGCAGCAGGACTGATCACTGCAGGAGAGAAACATCACAGATTCATTACAAACCACACAACAGGAACTGTAACAGCATAtagtttatttcacattatagATAAAGTGTAGATACACGTGTATACTTCTAAAAGCTAAATGACGATATGGCCGTGCACCCTCACCTGTCTGATGTCCCAGCTGTGTCCCGTCTGAGGCCGGCATGGTGAAGTCGGCCTCCCAGATGGGCGAATTCTCACCGTAGATTTCTTCCTCCAGCATGGACAAGAACCTGATGACATTAGTGGCATAAAATGATATTTCAAAAAGGCAAATATGAGCAGAGGACCCTGGCTATGAGGAGGGGGGCTGTGGTAATGAATGAAACTGTGTTCTATGTCGAGGGGAGCTGCCCTTACTTGGGGAAGTGTGTGAGGATAAGTGTGCGTTTCTCCGGCAGCAGTTTGTCCTTCTCCACTCTGAACTTCTCCAGGAGCTGGCGTCGGGTCACAGTAAAGATGGACTTGAGCAAGCTGCGGCCGAACACGTGAGTGGTTTCGTAGCGTGGTAGGCTGTCGTTACTCTGGGGGACGTGGCAGTAGCACAGCCATCTGGAAGTCACAAGGAAAATATTCGATATCAGCATCCATCGCTGGAATCAGAACAAGTGGAAGCACATATCTGTCTTTCAGTCACACACCTGGTGTAGTCCACTTTGTACGCCGTCCCGTCGTCTTTCTGGGTGCGCTGGCGATACTGCGTCGGCGTCTCCAGCTTCCAGTAATTTAGGCACAGGAGAAACATCTTCGACAGCTCAAACATGGTCTGCCTTTCCTTCGGTGCCAGGTGGCTGAACTTATACTGAACGAAATTCAAAACCCCCTTTAGAGgagaaggaaacagaaaagatgGTGAAAATTAGGCAGATGCTTCTTTTTCCAGCTACGGCTCGACATCGTGACGCCGTTTGTTTCGTGTTCACCTGCTCGATGTTGGGCTTTTCAAACGGCGGACTCCCAAGAGATCCCTCCACGACCGGCTGGCTCATCTGCAAGATGCATTTCCTCAGCAgctaagagaaaaaaaaagaaacattgacTGAGCTCACACTGCTGTCGATCGATCTTGCGTCACCTCTTACACAAAAAACACCTCTGCTCACCTTGAAAAGGTAGAAGTAGACCTGTTTGGTGTCAGTGTCCTCCTCTTTGTGTACGGACATGAAAAGGTTCTCCACGTCCACCACCATCCCCAGCAGCCTGTTAATCTCATCCTCTGACACGTTCTCCAAGTGGGACACATGATCAGCTGTAAAGCACAAAACACGCATGCTGTCAGACAACAAGCTACTTTTAAACACAGCTTTATGAGCTACAGCAGACGGAGTGTGTTTGTACCCAGAGCATGTCCACAGCTGCGGCACGGCTCGCTCAGGCTGGCCGCTTGCTGCTGCAGGTCCAGCCGTGTGGCTGACGGTGGGTTTGGGTTCTTCCATCCATTGCACTTGCATGTGTCAATAGCCTGAGAAGAAGACGACACGTTCATAACAGTGAATAAAGCCGCATTCAGTCAGTGACTCAGCTGCGTACGTGAAACGTTCAAGTGCAGCTAGCAGGCAGTGCGTGAATAACACAAGTGTTTACAGCCAGGCGGCTAGCTAGCTTCAAAAGTTAACAATTACGTGacgttgtttgtttgtgtgtctgtgtgcggcGCTGCACCGACGCTAACAACGCAGAAACACTGCTTTGTTGTGGTGAACTTTGGCTAGCCGAGCTAGCTACCTTGCATGCGGAGAATACGCCAAGTTTCTCGAGCTTTTTCGCCCGTGGGAACGCTCGGACTTGGGCTTTCTTCTGGCTTGCACGCTGTTGCTGGCTCAGTCCCGGTCTGGCAGGGTCGCTGTTGCCTGACCCAGAGCCTGTCGCGGCAGTACTGGACCCAGCTGACCCAGCAGACTGGGCTTGGAGAAGCCGGGGTTGCAAGGCCTGCGCCGCCGGGTCCGACATCTCCACGCTGCTGCGCCTCCGCCTGCGCTCCGGTTCAGCTCACGCGCTGCCTTCACGTGCTGGTCGGTAAAATCGGATTTTAGAGTTTTGCCACAGTAAAAgtggaaatgttgtttgtttgtttttgtttgtttcgttTAAACCGTGTGCATAAAAGGATGCAAAGACTACGCGCGAGTGATTTTACGCTcgaaaaagattttttttcaacacgttattaatatttcaaagcagaaatataaCAACAAGATGTATTAATTACTCGCTTTAGCATCCTTAAATTACGTTAAATTCATGCAATCATTACAATACAAAGACATTCAACTTCAAGCATAATCATCCTCATTCTTGTTACCTCTCTACGTAtcaaaaccttttattttcaATGTTCATACCGGAAATGGTTAGTATGCTATTATGTCTAGCTTGATGCTCGTCCATATATGTCCAGCGCCCTCAAGTGGTCACATTGCGCAACTACATGTTTGGCTATATTGAAAGTAAAGGCGCTCACTggtcaaataataaatatgtacagaCCTTTTAGAGTCGATGGCTGACTTATAAGcgtttataattataatattataataatattagagGATGTCATGGTACGTTATGTAAAACAACAGCGTCACTTCGTGCGCCCTCCAGTGGCCACAGTTAGGAACTGCAACACAACGTTAAAATAATTAATGCAGCCTTAATGTCACGCTGGGACTTCCGGTTAGAACCTTTCAAAATAACGTGACTATTTAAACCAAACTGAAAACTATTAAATTATCCTAAAATGACCGTGCTAATTATTGTTCACTTTTAGACTCATACATTACATATTAATTCCGATTATTGATCTTCTTTAGAGGTTTCAATAAGGGTCATGTTAGTACACAATATGTGCATTATAGTCATGTTATGAGGTTATAAAACTATGTGAAGCCCTACACCATGTAATAATAAACAGCCCTGTCATAAATATTAACTTATTAGTCTGtagacagaaaaaacactgcagtctcTCTTATTTTCATATAACCTTTAGGCATACCAGCATAGCACTTGAAAGCAACATTGTTCAGCTGTGGTGATGcttatgggtaatgtagtttGTAAGATATTGACAAACATTCACTGTCTTCACACTGGTGAAGtccaaatttaatttaaaattattttattttgatattttctgaaCTGAtggtttaaataaaagttaatcaAAAGCAAATGTTCCACTGTTAGTCGTCAATAATGCCTAATAATATTTAGCTAAGTTGAAATGATTAAACAGGCATACAGAATAGATACCTTCCCCTTGTTTATTGGTAAAATTAcatcttttccttctttccccCACCCTCCCAGTAATCCCCTCACCTAACAGCAGTGGCTGCTGTGCAGGTACTGTTGTGCTAGTTGTTGATGCCATAACAGGATGACAACGCTGCTCAAAATAAACCCTCCCTGATACGAAGAGTAGAAAcagaaagggagaaaagaaaaaaaaaagaaaggaaaggaagctGACGATAACATTTCAATTCACAAAGATGATGAGACAGAACCAGTGCATTTAATACCATAAATCTTCAGAAGAAAAAattaagacataaaaaaaaaaaaaaaaaaatccatcacaaAATAATTAAGGTTAACAAAACATGTAGAGATTGGGAAGATATTGTTTTGACAAGAACTACTGATTGATTATAAACTTGAAAAGTCTGATACAAATACAGCAATGTTGTCAACACACAGTCGTGATTTTGGTCAAGAAAACAAATCTCGCTTTATGTATTTGTAATTGTACACTGATGATTCAAAACCATTACATTAATGCTAAATTACTCATGGGTGACAATGTTAAGTACTATTTACTGTATATGGTTTGATAACATAGACGGATGATTGTAAAACCTTAAGGTCTAAGGCTTTAAAATCACACTGAACATCCTGTGTCAAaagaagtaataataatagtgataacaataacaatgtAATAATTCAATCTACACAGCTCTATCAGGAAGGAAATATTCGTCCATTCCCGTTCTCCTGTTACGAAccttctctcttcatctcttccgGGAAGCTCACCAGGAACAAGACAGAAAAGTGAAGGACTGCTGCATGCACCTGGACTGGAATTTTAACAGTGTCATAAGACCATGATGGAAATACTTTTAAGAAATGTGTGGTGCATGGGAAAGCAGGGGGTAGAAGAGAAAGGACACGGCTAATGAGCCTCTTTATATTCCTTcctgttgcattttttttcctctacacaaatacagaaacaaaggTGAGCAAGATGGCCCTATTTAAAGTGCCATTGGTAAtgactaatctttttttttttccttccatgaAAGggtcgttttttgttttttttcccctaaggTGACGTCAAGTGTCCATCATCAATAGAGAGGTCATGGATTGGCAAAGTCCAGGGGTTAAAACATGATTCTGTAAATAAGCCTGTGGGGTTGATTTCTTGGTCTGTTGGTTGGTTCGTCTGTTGTTGAACCGTCAGTGGATTCTGGCAGTTTACTGGCCAGTGGACGCATTTGCCAAACAGTTTATTGGTGCCGTGTTGCTCAGAGGGTAGTTGGTCCGACCGTGGTTTGGTTTGACCAATGGGACATTGTTTGACAGCTGGCTAATATCTGGTCTGGTTGATCGAAGCTGTAGATTGGTTGGATCAGCTgactcgttgttgttgttgtgttagttagttagttagttccCGCCCCCACAGCACTGGCCACTTCTGCCCTGTGGTGCAGCTTCCTGCAGGTCCACGCCGCCTCTGGCTCGTCCACCACCGCCCGCTCCACCCTGAGGCTCGTTCTTGGGAAGCTTCTTGGCTGTTTTGGGTCGGGAGCACAACGTTTTAATCAATGTATGCACTGTGGTAACATGGCTGCAACattattatcttatttatatGAAACAACTAGAAATATATTAATTTACTGTAATGAAAGTAATGAAGAAAATCAGCTAATTATTTTTACTTGAGAAATGACTTAGAGCTCAAATGATGAGTCAATGAACTGATTAACCGATTAACAAAATCCATAACCATTGGAGGAGCCtgggatcaaaccaccaatcatctgatttgTGGACGACCCGCTCGACCTCCagagccacagccgccctaTCGAAGGACAGTTGTGTAGGACCAGCTAATTGCAACCCTTCCACCTCACCCTCGTCTTCCTAGCGCTAAGGAGAAACTACCGTGTCCCTGTCTAGAGctagtatttagtttgtctgttctgggctcctgtaggAACACGAGGCTTCAACTTGGGGTTTTAGACTGATGGTCAGATAAAATAAGGAATCTGAAGATGCAATCTTGAGCTGTGGAAAATTATACAAAACTATCAAgttatatttttcattatttgctCACATTCATAGacaaacccccccaaaaaacaacagagtAATCAAGTAATCAAATAATCAGCAGCCTGGCATTGGTCATAAGAGTTGCAGGTGTTGATCAGTTGATCAACTCGTCGATTCACAGACCAATAGTTGCAGCACACACTTACCTATAGCCATAAAAATCTCATTGACATTCATCGCAGTCTTGGCTGAAGTTTCCATGAAGAGCAAACTGTTGTCATCTGCATAGGCTTGTGCTTCCTAAAGGAAGAAATACAACGCAGCAGTCGGCAAAATGAACAGCTTGTATTAAATGTATTCAAGAATGTAACAGAGACTGTTCAAAGTCCTCTTTACCTGGAAATCTACAGCTCTCTTGTTGGCCAGATCTGCTTTGTTTCCTGCCAGTGCAATAACAATATTCGGGCTGGCTTGTCGCTGCAGTTCTTTCACCCAGTTCTTTGCACGTGTGAATgtatcctttaaaaaaagtaaaaagtgcCACATGCATAATCTTAAAACGCTTTGCTTTCACACTTTAAATCCCTGACACAGCTTTTACAAGTTTTCTTAAAAGAGCAAAGGTCTGCAGCCGTTTCTTCAAGTCAGAAATCATCAGCTCGGAAGACAAGGGAAGACAAGCGTCAGCAAACAAATGACACAAGACTGTCACGGTCCACGAAACGTACTGTGTTGGTGATGTCATAGACCACGATGGCGGCCTGGGCTCCTCTGTAGTACATGGGTGCCAAGCTGTGATACCGTTCCTGTCCTGCAGTGTCCCAGATCTCGAACTTGACTGTTGTATCATCCAAACATACCGTCTGTGTAAGGAAGGCAGCTGGAGAATAAGGAATACATGTTGAGAAAATGTTAGTGACTTATAAAAAGATTTGAATTCCATTCAGGGATATATGGTGCTGTATCGTCAAGCATTCGTGTGGCTGGAgatacaaaaaaagagaaaatgtcaggTTTATAGTCAGAACATAAAGAGTGCACTCAACTCGCTTACTCAGCCGACTGTCACATGA contains the following coding sequences:
- the rab5c gene encoding ras-related protein Rab-5C, which codes for MAGRGGPARTNGTAASNKICQFKLVLLGESAVGKSSLVLRFVKGQFHEYQESTIGAAFLTQTVCLDDTTVKFEIWDTAGQERYHSLAPMYYRGAQAAIVVYDITNTDTFTRAKNWVKELQRQASPNIVIALAGNKADLANKRAVDFQEAQAYADDNSLLFMETSAKTAMNVNEIFMAIAKKLPKNEPQGGAGGGGRARGGVDLQEAAPQGRSGQCCGGGN
- the kat2a gene encoding histone acetyltransferase KAT2A gives rise to the protein MSDPAAQALQPRLLQAQSAGSAGSSTAATGSGSGNSDPARPGLSQQQRASQKKAQVRAFPRAKKLEKLGVFSACKAIDTCKCNGWKNPNPPSATRLDLQQQAASLSEPCRSCGHALADHVSHLENVSEDEINRLLGMVVDVENLFMSVHKEEDTDTKQVYFYLFKLLRKCILQMSQPVVEGSLGSPPFEKPNIEQGVLNFVQYKFSHLAPKERQTMFELSKMFLLCLNYWKLETPTQYRQRTQKDDGTAYKVDYTRWLCYCHVPQSNDSLPRYETTHVFGRSLLKSIFTVTRRQLLEKFRVEKDKLLPEKRTLILTHFPKFLSMLEEEIYGENSPIWEADFTMPASDGTQLGHQTVISPAAVSGSPSLPKGLSSISSLGSMDTGGAEPIIGEKRKLPEALTLEDAKRIRVMGDIPMELVNEVMMTITDPAAMLGPETNLLTPNAARDETARLEERRGIIEFHVIGNSLSQKSNKKILMWLVGLQNVFSHQLPRMPKEYITRLVFDPKHKTLALIKDGRVIGGICFRMFPTQGFTEIVFCAVTSNEQVKGYGTHLMNHLKEYHIKHNILYFLTYADEYAIGYFKKQGFSKDIKVPKSRYLGYIKDYEGATLMECELNPRIPYTELSHIIKRQKEIIKKLIERKQSQIRKVYPGLTCFKEGVRQIPVESIPGIRETGWKPSSKDKGKEVKDPDVLYNMLKNLLAQIKTHPDAWPFMEPVKKSEAPDYYEIIRFPIDLKTMTERLKNRYYVTKKLFIADLQRIITNCREYNPPDSEYCKCANTLEKFFYFKLKDGGLIEK